The proteins below come from a single Ovis aries strain OAR_USU_Benz2616 breed Rambouillet chromosome 18, ARS-UI_Ramb_v3.0, whole genome shotgun sequence genomic window:
- the UNC45A gene encoding protein unc-45 homolog A isoform X3, with protein MTASSVEQLRKDGNELFKCGDYEGALTAYTQALGLSATPQDQAILHRNRAACHLKLEDYEKAETEATKAIEKDGGDVKALYRRSQALEKLGRLDQAVLDLQRCVSLEPKNKVFQEALRNIAGQIQEKVRYMSSTDAKVEQMFQILLDPQEKGTEKKQKASQNLVVLAREDAGAEKIFRSNGVQLLQRLLDTGEPDLMLAALRTLVGICSEHQSRTVATLSVLGTRRVVSMLGVENQAVSLAACHLLQVMFDALKEGVKKGFRGKEGAIIVDPARELKVLISNLLELLTEVGVSGQGRDNALTLLIKMVPRKSPKDPNNSLTLWVIDQGLKKILEVGGSVQDPPGELTVTANSRMSASILLSKLFDDLKCDAERENFHRLCENYIKSWFEGHGLAGKLRAIQTVSCLLQGPCDAGNRALELNGVMESVIALCASEQEEEQLVAVEALIHAAGKAKRASFITANGVSLLKDLYKRSEKDSIRIRALVGLCKLGSAGGTDFSMKQFAEGSTLKLAKQCRKWLCNDQMDVGTRRWAVEGLAYLTFDADVKEEFVEDAAALKALFQLSKSEERSVLFAVASALVNCTNSYDYEEPDPKMVELAKYAKQHVPEQHPKDKPSFVRARVKKLLAAGVVSAMTCMVKTESPVLTSSCRELLSRVFLALVEEVEDRGTVVAQGGGKALLPLALEGTDVGQTKAAQALAKLTITSNPEMTFPGERIYEVVRPLVSLLHLNCSGLQNFEALMALTNLAGISERLR; from the exons ATGACT GCCAGCTCAGTGGAGCAGCTGCGGAAGGATGGCAACGAGCTGTTCAAATGTGGGGACTACGAAGGTGCCTTGACGGCCTACACGCAAGCCCTGGGCCTGAGCGCAACGCCCCAGGACCAGGCCATTCTGCATCGGAACCGGGCCGCCTGCCACCTCAAGCTG GAAGATTACGAGAAAGCAGAAACGGAGGCAACCAAAG CCATCGAAAAGGACGGCGGGGACGTCAAAGCACTTTACCGGAGGAGCCAAGCCCTAGAGAAACTGGGCCGCCTTGACCAGGCCGTCCTCGATCTGCAGAGATGTGTGAGCCTGGAGCCCAAGAACAAAGTTTTCCAGGAGGCCCTGCGGAACATCGCGGGCCAGATTCAGGAGAAG GTGAGATACATGTCCTCAACGGATGCCAAAGTGGAGCAGATGTTTCAGATACTATTGGACCCACAAGAAAAAGGCACCGAGAAAAAGCAAAAG GCGTCTCAGAACCTGGTGGTGCTGGCCCGGGAGGATGCTGGGGCTGAGAAGATCTTCCGGAGCAACGGGGTTCAGCTCTTGCAGCGCCTGCTGGACACGGGAGAGCCCGACCTGATGTTGGCAGCCCTGCGCACCCTAGTCGGCATTTGCTCTGAACACCAGTCACGG ACAGTGGCCACCCTGAGCGTGCTGGGAACCCGGCGGGTGGTCTCCATGCTGGGCGTGGAAAACCAGGCCGTGTCCCTGGCTGCCTGCCACCTGCTGCAGGTTATGTTCGATGCCCTCAAGGAAGGTGTCAAGAAGGGCTTCCGTGGCAAAGAAGGCGCCATCATTGTGG ATCCCGCCCGGGAGCTGAAGGTCCTCATCAGCAACCTCCTGGAGCTCCTGACGGAGGTGGGGGTCTCGGGCCAAGGTCGAGACAATGCCCTGACCCTCCTGATTAAAATGGTGCCCCGGAAGTCTCCCAAGGACCCCAACAACAGCCTTACCCTCTGGGTTATCGACCAAG GTCTGAAGAAGATCCTGGAGGTGGGGGGCTCTGTGCAAGACCCTCCTGGGGAGCTCACAGTGACAGCAAACAGCCGCATGAGCGCCTCCATTCTGCTCAGCAAACTCTTCGATGACCTGAAGTGTGATGCCGAGAGGGAGAATTTCCACCGACTCTGTGAAAACTACATCAA GAGCTGGTTTGAGGGCCACGGGCTGGCCGGGAAGCTGCGGGCCATCCAGACAGTGTCCTGCCTCCTGCAGGGCCCATGTGATGCTGGCAACCGGGCCCTGGAGCTGAACGGCGTCATGGAGAGCGTGATCGCCCTGTGCGCCtcggagcaggaggaggagcagctggTGGCCGTGGAGGCCCTGATCCATGCAGCCGGCAAGGCCAAGCGAGCCTCGTTCATCACAGCCAATGGCGTCTCGCTGCTGAAAGACCTGTACAAGCGCAGCGAGAAGGACAGCATCCGCATCCGGGCACTGGTG GGGCTCTGTAAGCTTGGCTCAGCCGGAGGGACCGACTTTAGCATGAAGCAGTTTGCCGAAGGCTCCACTCTCAAGCTGGCCAAGCAGTGTCGAAA GTGGCTGTGCAATGACCAGATGGACGTGGGCACGCGGCGCTGGGCAGTGGAGGGCCTGGCCTACCTCACCTTTGATGCTGACGTGAAGGAGGAGTTTGTGGAGGATGCAGCTGCTCTGAAGGCTCTGTTCCAGCTCAGCAAG TCCGAGGAGAGGTCGGTGCTCTTCGCAGTGGCCTCGGCGCTGGTGAATTGCACCAACAGCTATGACTACGAGGAGCCGGACCCCAAGATGGTGGAGCTGGCCAAGTATGCCAAGCAGCACGTGCCCGAGCAGCACCCCAAG GACAAGCCGAGTTTCGTGCGAGCTCGGGTGAAGAAGCTGCTGGCGGCCGGCGTGGTGTCGGCCATGACTTGCATGGTGAAGACCGAGAGCCCTGTGCTGACCAGTTCCTGCAGGGAGCTGCTCTCCAG GGTCTTCCTGGCTTTGGTGGAAGAGGTCGAGGACCGCGGCACTGTGGTTGCTCAGGGAGGGGGCAAG GCTCTGCTCCCACTGGCCCTGGAAGGCACCGACGTGGGGCAGACGAAGGCAGCCCAGGCTCTCGCCAAGCTCACCATCACCTCCAACCCAGAGATGACCTTTCCCGGCGAGCGG ATCTACGAGGTGGTCCGGCCCCTCGTCTCCCTGTTGCACCTCAACTGCTCCGGCCTGCAGAACTTTGAGGCGCTCATGGCTCTAACGAACCTGGCGGGGATCAGCGAGAGGCTCCGGTGA
- the LOC132658111 gene encoding protein shisa-like-1: MGFQRAGPLLTGLSVGLLLVFSWMMRAQPASLTALAHHPHLCQTTWDADGHRYPGFFCPRLSDTPEEAYCCHLQAAGGFCCTQAEFEALNQVNLSALRPPPIFRGPGPLLALSLYSLLLVALMTADLVHFCRVRGRGRGQCRDLSPSSDRRPSRSSTARPLQVSAGTD, encoded by the exons ATGGGCTTCCAGAGGGCAGGCCCTCTGCTGACAGGCTTGTCAGTGGGGCTACTGCTGGTCTTCAGCTGGATGATGCGTGCTCAGCCGGCCTCCCTCACAG CTTTggcccaccacccccacctgTGCCAGACCACCTGGGATGCTGACGGCCATCGCTACCCGGGTTTCTTCTGTCCTCGGCTCTCTGACACTCCGGAGGAAGCCTACTGCTGCCACCTGCAGGCTGCAGGGGGCTTCTGCTGCACTCAGGCTGAATTTGAGGCCTTGAACCAGGTCAATCTGTCTGCCCTTCGGCCTCCTCCCATCTTCAG GGGTCCGGGCCCGCTCCTAGCGCTGAGCCTTTACAGCCTGCTGCTCGTGGCCCTGATGACTGCAGACCTTGTGCATTTCTGCCGCGttcggggccggggccggggccaaTGCCGAGACCTGAGCCCCAGCAGCGACCGGCGTCCCTCTAGGTCCTCCACCGCGCGCCCCCTGCAGGTCTCGGCGGGAACAGACTAA
- the UNC45A gene encoding protein unc-45 homolog A isoform X2 — protein sequence MTASSVEQLRKDGNELFKCGDYEGALTAYTQALGLSATPQDQAILHRNRAACHLKLEDYEKAETEATKAIEKDGGDVKALYRRSQALEKLGRLDQAVLDLQRCVSLEPKNKVFQEALRNIAGQIQEKVRYMSSTDAKVEQMFQILLDPQEKGTEKKQKASQNLVVLAREDAGAEKIFRSNGVQLLQRLLDTGEPDLMLAALRTLVGICSEHQSRTVATLSVLGTRRVVSMLGVENQAVSLAACHLLQVMFDALKEGVKKGFRGKEGAIIVDPARELKVLISNLLELLTEVGVSGQGRDNALTLLIKMVPRKSPKDPNNSLTLWVIDQGLKKILEVGGSVQDPPGELTVTANSRMSASILLSKLFDDLKCDAERENFHRLCENYIKSWFEGHGLAGKLRAIQTVSCLLQGPCDAGNRALELNGVMESVIALCASEQEEEQLVAVEALIHAAGKAKRASFITANGVSLLKDLYKRSEKDSIRIRALVGLCKLGSAGGTDFSMKQFAEGSTLKLAKQCRKWLCNDQMDVGTRRWAVEGLAYLTFDADVKEEFVEDAAALKALFQLSKSEERSVLFAVASALVNCTNSYDYEEPDPKMVELAKYAKQHVPEQHPKDKPSFVRARVKKLLAAGVVSAMTCMVKTESPVLTSSCRELLSRVFLALVEEVEDRGTVVAQGGGKALLPLALEGTDVGQTKAAQALAKLTITSNPEMTFPGERIYEVVRPLVSLLHLNCSGLQNFEALMALTNLAGISERLRQKILKEKAVPMIEGYMFEEHEMLRRAATECMCNLAMSKEVQDLFEATGNDRLKLLVLYSGEEDELLRRAAAGGLAMLTSMRPSLCSRIPQVTTHWLEILQALLLSPSQELQHRGAVVVLNMVEASREIASTLMESEVLEILSVLAKDKESPVTRAATACLGKAVAYGLIKPSQDGK from the exons ATGACT GCCAGCTCAGTGGAGCAGCTGCGGAAGGATGGCAACGAGCTGTTCAAATGTGGGGACTACGAAGGTGCCTTGACGGCCTACACGCAAGCCCTGGGCCTGAGCGCAACGCCCCAGGACCAGGCCATTCTGCATCGGAACCGGGCCGCCTGCCACCTCAAGCTG GAAGATTACGAGAAAGCAGAAACGGAGGCAACCAAAG CCATCGAAAAGGACGGCGGGGACGTCAAAGCACTTTACCGGAGGAGCCAAGCCCTAGAGAAACTGGGCCGCCTTGACCAGGCCGTCCTCGATCTGCAGAGATGTGTGAGCCTGGAGCCCAAGAACAAAGTTTTCCAGGAGGCCCTGCGGAACATCGCGGGCCAGATTCAGGAGAAG GTGAGATACATGTCCTCAACGGATGCCAAAGTGGAGCAGATGTTTCAGATACTATTGGACCCACAAGAAAAAGGCACCGAGAAAAAGCAAAAG GCGTCTCAGAACCTGGTGGTGCTGGCCCGGGAGGATGCTGGGGCTGAGAAGATCTTCCGGAGCAACGGGGTTCAGCTCTTGCAGCGCCTGCTGGACACGGGAGAGCCCGACCTGATGTTGGCAGCCCTGCGCACCCTAGTCGGCATTTGCTCTGAACACCAGTCACGG ACAGTGGCCACCCTGAGCGTGCTGGGAACCCGGCGGGTGGTCTCCATGCTGGGCGTGGAAAACCAGGCCGTGTCCCTGGCTGCCTGCCACCTGCTGCAGGTTATGTTCGATGCCCTCAAGGAAGGTGTCAAGAAGGGCTTCCGTGGCAAAGAAGGCGCCATCATTGTGG ATCCCGCCCGGGAGCTGAAGGTCCTCATCAGCAACCTCCTGGAGCTCCTGACGGAGGTGGGGGTCTCGGGCCAAGGTCGAGACAATGCCCTGACCCTCCTGATTAAAATGGTGCCCCGGAAGTCTCCCAAGGACCCCAACAACAGCCTTACCCTCTGGGTTATCGACCAAG GTCTGAAGAAGATCCTGGAGGTGGGGGGCTCTGTGCAAGACCCTCCTGGGGAGCTCACAGTGACAGCAAACAGCCGCATGAGCGCCTCCATTCTGCTCAGCAAACTCTTCGATGACCTGAAGTGTGATGCCGAGAGGGAGAATTTCCACCGACTCTGTGAAAACTACATCAA GAGCTGGTTTGAGGGCCACGGGCTGGCCGGGAAGCTGCGGGCCATCCAGACAGTGTCCTGCCTCCTGCAGGGCCCATGTGATGCTGGCAACCGGGCCCTGGAGCTGAACGGCGTCATGGAGAGCGTGATCGCCCTGTGCGCCtcggagcaggaggaggagcagctggTGGCCGTGGAGGCCCTGATCCATGCAGCCGGCAAGGCCAAGCGAGCCTCGTTCATCACAGCCAATGGCGTCTCGCTGCTGAAAGACCTGTACAAGCGCAGCGAGAAGGACAGCATCCGCATCCGGGCACTGGTG GGGCTCTGTAAGCTTGGCTCAGCCGGAGGGACCGACTTTAGCATGAAGCAGTTTGCCGAAGGCTCCACTCTCAAGCTGGCCAAGCAGTGTCGAAA GTGGCTGTGCAATGACCAGATGGACGTGGGCACGCGGCGCTGGGCAGTGGAGGGCCTGGCCTACCTCACCTTTGATGCTGACGTGAAGGAGGAGTTTGTGGAGGATGCAGCTGCTCTGAAGGCTCTGTTCCAGCTCAGCAAG TCCGAGGAGAGGTCGGTGCTCTTCGCAGTGGCCTCGGCGCTGGTGAATTGCACCAACAGCTATGACTACGAGGAGCCGGACCCCAAGATGGTGGAGCTGGCCAAGTATGCCAAGCAGCACGTGCCCGAGCAGCACCCCAAG GACAAGCCGAGTTTCGTGCGAGCTCGGGTGAAGAAGCTGCTGGCGGCCGGCGTGGTGTCGGCCATGACTTGCATGGTGAAGACCGAGAGCCCTGTGCTGACCAGTTCCTGCAGGGAGCTGCTCTCCAG GGTCTTCCTGGCTTTGGTGGAAGAGGTCGAGGACCGCGGCACTGTGGTTGCTCAGGGAGGGGGCAAG GCTCTGCTCCCACTGGCCCTGGAAGGCACCGACGTGGGGCAGACGAAGGCAGCCCAGGCTCTCGCCAAGCTCACCATCACCTCCAACCCAGAGATGACCTTTCCCGGCGAGCGG ATCTACGAGGTGGTCCGGCCCCTCGTCTCCCTGTTGCACCTCAACTGCTCCGGCCTGCAGAACTTTGAGGCGCTCATGGCTCTAACGAACCTGGCGGGGATCAGCGAGAGGCTCCG GCAGAAGATCCTGAAGGAGAAGGCCGTGCCCATGATCGAGGGCTACATGTTTGAGGAGCACGAAATGCTCCGCCGGGCGGCCACAGAGTGCATGTGTAACTTGGCCATGAGCAAAGAG GTGCAGGACCTCTTTGAAGCCACGGGCAACGACCGGCTGAAGCTGCTGGTGCTGTACAGCGGCGAGGAAGACGAGCTGCTGCGGCGGGCGGCCGCCGGGGGCCTGGCTATGCTCACCTCCATGCGGCCCTCGCTCTGCAGCCGCATCCCCCAAGTG ACCACACACTGGCTGGAGATCCTGCAGGCTCTGCTTCTGAGCCCCAGCCAGGAGTTGCAGCACCGGGGTGCTGTGGTGGTGCTGAACATGGTGGAGGCCTCGAGGGAGATCGCCAGCACCCTGATGGAGAGCGAGGTGCTGGAGATCCTGTCGGTGCTGGCCAAGGACAAGGAGAGCCCAGTCACCAGGGCAGCCACAGCTTGTCTGGGGAAAGCAGTGGCATATGGGCTTATCAAACCCAGCCAGGACGGAAAGTGA
- the UNC45A gene encoding protein unc-45 homolog A isoform X1, with the protein MTASSVEQLRKDGNELFKCGDYEGALTAYTQALGLSATPQDQAILHRNRAACHLKLEDYEKAETEATKAIEKDGGDVKALYRRSQALEKLGRLDQAVLDLQRCVSLEPKNKVFQEALRNIAGQIQEKVRYMSSTDAKVEQMFQILLDPQEKGTEKKQKASQNLVVLAREDAGAEKIFRSNGVQLLQRLLDTGEPDLMLAALRTLVGICSEHQSRTVATLSVLGTRRVVSMLGVENQAVSLAACHLLQVMFDALKEGVKKGFRGKEGAIIVDPARELKVLISNLLELLTEVGVSGQGRDNALTLLIKMVPRKSPKDPNNSLTLWVIDQGLKKILEVGGSVQDPPGELTVTANSRMSASILLSKLFDDLKCDAERENFHRLCENYIKSWFEGHGLAGKLRAIQTVSCLLQGPCDAGNRALELNGVMESVIALCASEQEEEQLVAVEALIHAAGKAKRASFITANGVSLLKDLYKRSEKDSIRIRALVGLCKLGSAGGTDFSMKQFAEGSTLKLAKQCRKWLCNDQMDVGTRRWAVEGLAYLTFDADVKEEFVEDAAALKALFQLSKSEERSVLFAVASALVNCTNSYDYEEPDPKMVELAKYAKQHVPEQHPKDKPSFVRARVKKLLAAGVVSAMTCMVKTESPVLTSSCRELLSRVFLALVEEVEDRGTVVAQGGGKALLPLALEGTDVGQTKAAQALAKLTITSNPEMTFPGERIYEVVRPLVSLLHLNCSGLQNFEALMALTNLAGISERLRQKILKEKAVPMIEGYMFEEHEMLRRAATECMCNLAMSKEVQDLFEATGNDRLKLLVLYSGEEDELLRRAAAGGLAMLTSMRPSLCSRIPQVVSASSWWSWGRWARIPQPAGGWLVGGSPRVCRWCSLPGSLLRRGSLLLRGHTALFPADHTLAGDPAGSASEPQPGVAAPGCCGGAEHGGGLEGDRQHPDGERGAGDPVGAGQGQGEPSHQGSHSLSGESSGIWAYQTQPGRKVRACLSHTLPIAA; encoded by the exons ATGACT GCCAGCTCAGTGGAGCAGCTGCGGAAGGATGGCAACGAGCTGTTCAAATGTGGGGACTACGAAGGTGCCTTGACGGCCTACACGCAAGCCCTGGGCCTGAGCGCAACGCCCCAGGACCAGGCCATTCTGCATCGGAACCGGGCCGCCTGCCACCTCAAGCTG GAAGATTACGAGAAAGCAGAAACGGAGGCAACCAAAG CCATCGAAAAGGACGGCGGGGACGTCAAAGCACTTTACCGGAGGAGCCAAGCCCTAGAGAAACTGGGCCGCCTTGACCAGGCCGTCCTCGATCTGCAGAGATGTGTGAGCCTGGAGCCCAAGAACAAAGTTTTCCAGGAGGCCCTGCGGAACATCGCGGGCCAGATTCAGGAGAAG GTGAGATACATGTCCTCAACGGATGCCAAAGTGGAGCAGATGTTTCAGATACTATTGGACCCACAAGAAAAAGGCACCGAGAAAAAGCAAAAG GCGTCTCAGAACCTGGTGGTGCTGGCCCGGGAGGATGCTGGGGCTGAGAAGATCTTCCGGAGCAACGGGGTTCAGCTCTTGCAGCGCCTGCTGGACACGGGAGAGCCCGACCTGATGTTGGCAGCCCTGCGCACCCTAGTCGGCATTTGCTCTGAACACCAGTCACGG ACAGTGGCCACCCTGAGCGTGCTGGGAACCCGGCGGGTGGTCTCCATGCTGGGCGTGGAAAACCAGGCCGTGTCCCTGGCTGCCTGCCACCTGCTGCAGGTTATGTTCGATGCCCTCAAGGAAGGTGTCAAGAAGGGCTTCCGTGGCAAAGAAGGCGCCATCATTGTGG ATCCCGCCCGGGAGCTGAAGGTCCTCATCAGCAACCTCCTGGAGCTCCTGACGGAGGTGGGGGTCTCGGGCCAAGGTCGAGACAATGCCCTGACCCTCCTGATTAAAATGGTGCCCCGGAAGTCTCCCAAGGACCCCAACAACAGCCTTACCCTCTGGGTTATCGACCAAG GTCTGAAGAAGATCCTGGAGGTGGGGGGCTCTGTGCAAGACCCTCCTGGGGAGCTCACAGTGACAGCAAACAGCCGCATGAGCGCCTCCATTCTGCTCAGCAAACTCTTCGATGACCTGAAGTGTGATGCCGAGAGGGAGAATTTCCACCGACTCTGTGAAAACTACATCAA GAGCTGGTTTGAGGGCCACGGGCTGGCCGGGAAGCTGCGGGCCATCCAGACAGTGTCCTGCCTCCTGCAGGGCCCATGTGATGCTGGCAACCGGGCCCTGGAGCTGAACGGCGTCATGGAGAGCGTGATCGCCCTGTGCGCCtcggagcaggaggaggagcagctggTGGCCGTGGAGGCCCTGATCCATGCAGCCGGCAAGGCCAAGCGAGCCTCGTTCATCACAGCCAATGGCGTCTCGCTGCTGAAAGACCTGTACAAGCGCAGCGAGAAGGACAGCATCCGCATCCGGGCACTGGTG GGGCTCTGTAAGCTTGGCTCAGCCGGAGGGACCGACTTTAGCATGAAGCAGTTTGCCGAAGGCTCCACTCTCAAGCTGGCCAAGCAGTGTCGAAA GTGGCTGTGCAATGACCAGATGGACGTGGGCACGCGGCGCTGGGCAGTGGAGGGCCTGGCCTACCTCACCTTTGATGCTGACGTGAAGGAGGAGTTTGTGGAGGATGCAGCTGCTCTGAAGGCTCTGTTCCAGCTCAGCAAG TCCGAGGAGAGGTCGGTGCTCTTCGCAGTGGCCTCGGCGCTGGTGAATTGCACCAACAGCTATGACTACGAGGAGCCGGACCCCAAGATGGTGGAGCTGGCCAAGTATGCCAAGCAGCACGTGCCCGAGCAGCACCCCAAG GACAAGCCGAGTTTCGTGCGAGCTCGGGTGAAGAAGCTGCTGGCGGCCGGCGTGGTGTCGGCCATGACTTGCATGGTGAAGACCGAGAGCCCTGTGCTGACCAGTTCCTGCAGGGAGCTGCTCTCCAG GGTCTTCCTGGCTTTGGTGGAAGAGGTCGAGGACCGCGGCACTGTGGTTGCTCAGGGAGGGGGCAAG GCTCTGCTCCCACTGGCCCTGGAAGGCACCGACGTGGGGCAGACGAAGGCAGCCCAGGCTCTCGCCAAGCTCACCATCACCTCCAACCCAGAGATGACCTTTCCCGGCGAGCGG ATCTACGAGGTGGTCCGGCCCCTCGTCTCCCTGTTGCACCTCAACTGCTCCGGCCTGCAGAACTTTGAGGCGCTCATGGCTCTAACGAACCTGGCGGGGATCAGCGAGAGGCTCCG GCAGAAGATCCTGAAGGAGAAGGCCGTGCCCATGATCGAGGGCTACATGTTTGAGGAGCACGAAATGCTCCGCCGGGCGGCCACAGAGTGCATGTGTAACTTGGCCATGAGCAAAGAG GTGCAGGACCTCTTTGAAGCCACGGGCAACGACCGGCTGAAGCTGCTGGTGCTGTACAGCGGCGAGGAAGACGAGCTGCTGCGGCGGGCGGCCGCCGGGGGCCTGGCTATGCTCACCTCCATGCGGCCCTCGCTCTGCAGCCGCATCCCCCAAGTGGTCAGTGCCTCTTCTTGGTGGAGCTGGGGGAGGTGGGCCAGGATCCCCCAGCCTGCTGGCGGTTGGTTGGTGGGAGGCAGCCCCAGGGTGTGCAGGTGGTGTTCGCTGCCGGGTTCCCTGCTGCGCCGGGGTTCCCTGCTGCTCCGTGGTCACACTGCCCTGTTTCCGGCAGACCACACACTGGCTGGAGATCCTGCAGGCTCTGCTTCTGAGCCCCAGCCAGGAGTTGCAGCACCGGGGTGCTGTGGTGGTGCTGAACATGGTGGAGGCCTCGAGGGAGATCGCCAGCACCCTGATGGAGAGCGAGGTGCTGGAGATCCTGTCGGTGCTGGCCAAGGACAAGGAGAGCCCAGTCACCAGGGCAGCCACAGCTTGTCTGGGGAAAGCAGTGGCATATGGGCTTATCAAACCCAGCCAGGACGGAAAGTGAGGGCCTGCCTCTCGCACACGCTACCCATCGCAGCATAA